The candidate division WOR-3 bacterium genome includes a window with the following:
- a CDS encoding VCBS repeat-containing protein, translated as MIILILILSLINLEYEESSNGLIPPTLEIGRLEVEMVDINCDGNLDLISIGDHGSPYVNTDQHGIMVWFGDGRGNWQVYMNGDFGYGGIAYGDVNNDGFLDVGYGMHHNYSRNDFGDQLLEVALGDGTGRNWIPWDDSLATHGQDWGMFCVDFADVNNDGLLDIGANAFGYDDGIHIYLNLGNGIWRRSFGFIGGYSGHGFVFGDINKDGNIDFAVAHQYGSVYFGDGTGNFILAHRNLPPVGARGYYNVALNDVDNDGGMDLGFINPQGGIEVWIFNEEGDSWENFSGNLPSTGSYERIQLFDMNLDGFIDVIAQGNGVLKIYLGNGRGDWQEVVTINTPTPGTGRELKVGGDCDHNGYPDIILVASEGSPNDRNRARFFKETSVPQRVNIYPVFPRGYERFQPNSVNFIRWLSAIPNHPETPSYIRIQFSSNGPNGPFITIIDSFPNTGFFQWQIPNVISNDCYLKLTIFTPFDTVSVLNPHPFAIGIVSALKNKENIKNKNLKIDKIFDLTGREIRKREFKKGIYFIKKDTKIKKLVIY; from the coding sequence ATGATAATCTTGATACTTATTTTATCGCTTATTAATTTAGAATATGAAGAGTCTTCTAACGGTTTAATTCCACCAACATTAGAAATAGGTAGATTAGAAGTGGAGATGGTTGACATTAATTGTGATGGTAATTTAGATTTAATTTCCATTGGTGACCATGGTTCTCCTTATGTCAATACTGATCAACACGGCATTATGGTTTGGTTTGGCGATGGTCGAGGAAATTGGCAGGTTTATATGAATGGTGATTTTGGTTACGGAGGGATTGCTTATGGTGATGTGAATAATGATGGTTTTTTAGATGTTGGCTATGGGATGCATCACAATTATTCAAGGAATGATTTTGGTGACCAGTTATTAGAGGTGGCTTTGGGAGATGGAACAGGCAGAAATTGGATTCCTTGGGATGATAGTTTAGCAACCCATGGTCAAGATTGGGGAATGTTTTGTGTTGATTTTGCTGATGTTAATAATGATGGGCTTTTAGATATTGGTGCTAATGCCTTTGGTTATGATGATGGAATTCATATTTATCTAAATTTAGGTAATGGAATTTGGCGAAGGAGTTTTGGTTTTATTGGTGGTTATTCGGGTCATGGTTTTGTTTTTGGCGACATTAATAAAGATGGTAATATAGATTTTGCGGTTGCTCATCAATATGGTAGTGTTTATTTTGGTGATGGAACTGGTAATTTTATTTTAGCCCATCGGAATTTGCCGCCGGTAGGTGCTCGTGGTTATTATAATGTTGCTTTAAATGATGTGGATAATGACGGTGGTATGGATTTAGGATTTATTAATCCGCAAGGTGGTATTGAAGTTTGGATTTTCAACGAAGAAGGAGATAGTTGGGAGAATTTTTCCGGTAATTTACCTTCTACCGGTTCTTATGAAAGGATACAACTATTTGATATGAATCTTGATGGTTTTATTGATGTTATTGCCCAAGGTAATGGTGTTTTGAAGATTTATTTAGGTAATGGTAGGGGTGATTGGCAAGAAGTAGTAACAATCAATACTCCTACTCCGGGAACTGGTAGAGAATTAAAAGTTGGTGGTGATTGTGACCATAATGGCTATCCGGATATTATTTTAGTAGCAAGTGAAGGTTCTCCTAATGACCGAAATCGGGCAAGATTTTTTAAAGAGACTTCTGTCCCACAAAGGGTAAATATTTATCCTGTTTTTCCTCGTGGTTACGAAAGATTTCAACCAAATTCAGTAAATTTTATTAGATGGTTATCGGCTATTCCTAATCATCCGGAAACTCCTTCTTACATAAGAATTCAATTTTCCAGCAACGGTCCTAATGGTCCCTTTATTACAATCATTGATTCTTTTCCCAATACTGGATTTTTCCAATGGCAGATACCTAATGTGATTAGTAACGATTGCTATTTAAAACTAACTATCTTTACACCTTTTGATACTGTTTCGGTTTTAAATCCTCATCCTTTTGCGATAGGTATAGTGAGTGCTTTAAAGAATAAGGAAAACATTAAAAATAAAAATTTGAAGATAGATAAAATTTTTGATTTAACCGGTAGAGAAATTAGAAAGAGAGAATTTAAAAAAGGTATTTATTTTATTAAAAAGGATACCAAAATCAAAAAATTAGTAATTTACTAA